A stretch of the Erinaceus europaeus chromosome 23, mEriEur2.1, whole genome shotgun sequence genome encodes the following:
- the MAU2 gene encoding MAU2 chromatid cohesion factor homolog isoform X2 yields MAAQAAAAAQAAQAAAAQAEAAESWYLALLGFAEHFRTASPPKIRLCVHCLQAVFPFKPPQRIEARTHLQLGSVLYHHTKNSEQARGHLEKAWLISQQIPQFEDVKFEAASLLSELYCQESSVDAAKPLLRKAIQISQQTPYWHCRLLFQLALHTLEKDLVSACDLLGVGAEYARVVGSEYTRALFLLSKGMLLLMERKLQEVHPLLTLCGQIVESWQGNPIQKEALRVFFLVLQVTHYLDAGQVKSVKPCLKQLQQCIQTISTLHDDEILPSNPADLFHWLPKEHMCVLVYLVTVMHSMQAGYLEKAQKYTDKALMQLEKLKMLDCSPILSSFQVILLEHIIMCRLVTGHKATALQEISQVCQLCQQSPRLFSNHAAQLHTLLGLYCVSVNCMDNAEAQFTTALRLTSHQELWAFIVTNLASVYIREGHRHQELYSLLERINPDHSFPVSSHCLRAAAFYVRGLFSFFQGRYNEAKRFLRETLKMSNAEDLNRLTACSLVLLGHIFYVLGNHRESNNMVVPAMQLASKIPDMSVQLWSSALLRDLNKACGNAMDAHEAAQMHQNFSQQLLQDHIEACSLPEHNLITWTDGPPPVQFQAQNGPNTSLASLL; encoded by the exons ATGGCGGCGCAGGCGGCGGCCGCGGCGCAGGCGGCCCAGGCGGCGGCGGCGCAGGCCGAGGCGGCCGAGTCGTGGTACCTGGCGCTGCTGGGCTTCGCCGAGCACTTCCGCACGGCCAGCCCGCCCAAGATCCGGCTGTGCGTGCACTGCCTGCAGGCCGTGTTCCCCTTCAAGCCGCCGCAGCGCATCGAGGCCCGCACGCACCTGCAGCTCGGCTCCGTGCTGTACCACCACACGAAGAACAGCGAGCAGGCGCGCGGCCACCTGGAGAAGGCG TGGCTGATCTCACAGCAG ATCCCGCAGTTCGAGGACGTGAAGTTCGAGGCGGCGAGCCTCCTGTCGGAGCTGTACTGCCAGGAG AGCTCCGTGGACGCCGCCAAGCCGCTGCTGCGCAAGGCCATCCAGATCTCCCAGCAGACCCCGTACTGGCACTGCCGCCTGCTCTTCCAGCTCGCG CTGCACACGCTGGAGAAGGACCTGGTGTCGGCCTGCGACCTGCTGGGCGTGGGGGCCGAGTACGCCCGCGTGGTGGGGTCCGAGTACACGCG GGCGCTGTTCCTGCTCAGCAAAGGCATG cTGCTGCTGATGGAGCGCAAGCTGCAGGAGGTGCACCCCCTGCTGACGCTGTGCGGGCAGATCGTGGAGAGCTGGCAGGGGAACCCCATCCAGAAGGAGGCCCTGCGCGTCTTCTTCCTGGTGCTACAGGTCACCCACTACCTGGACGCTGGGCAG GTGAAGAGCGTGAAGCCCTGCCTGAAGCAGCTGCAGCAGTGCATCCAGACCATCTCCACACTGCACGACGACGAGATCCTGCCCAGCAACCCCGCCGACCTCTTCCACTGGCTGCCCAAGGAGCACATGTGCGTGCTGGTCTACCTG GTGACGGTGATGCACTCCATGCAGGCCGGCTACCTGGAGAAGGCGCAGAAGTACACGGACAAGGCCCTCATGCAGCTAGAGAAGCTCAAGA TGCTGGACTGCAGCCCCATCCTGTCGTCCTTCCAAGTCATTCTGCTGGAGCACATCATCATGTGCAGGCTGGTCACTGGCCACAAGGCCACCGCGCTGCAGGAG ATCTCGCAGGTCTGCCAGCTGTGCCAGCAGTCCCCCCGGCTCTTCTCCAACCATGCGGCGCAGCTGCACACGCTGCTG GGTCTGTACTGTGTATCGGTAAACTGCATGGACAACGCAGAGGCCCAGTTCACTACGGCTCTGCGG CTCAccagccaccaggagctgtgggccTTCATCGTCACCAACCTGGCCAGCGTGTACATCCGCGAGGGACACCGCCACCAGGAG CTCTACAGCCTGCTGGAGAGGATCAACCCTGACCACAGCTTCCCTGTCAG ctcccactgccTGCGAGCAGCTGCCTTCTACGTCCGGgggctcttctccttcttccaggGCCGCTACAATGAGGCCAA GCGCTTCCTGCGGGAGACCCTGAAGATGTCCAACGCAGAGGACCTGAACCGGCTCACGGCCTGCTCGCTCGTGCTGCTGGGGCACATCTTCTACGTGCTGGGCAACCACAGG GAGAGTAACAACATGGTGGTCCCCGCCATGCAGCTGGCCAGCAAGATCCCCGACATGTCGGTGCAGCTGTGGTCGTCTGCCCTGCTGAGAG ATCTGAACAAGGCGTGCGGCAACGCCATGGACGCCCACGAGGCCGCCCAGATGCATCAGAACTTCTCGCAGCAGCTGCTGCAGGACCACATCGAGGCCTGCAGCCTCCCCGAGCACAACCTCATCACG TGGACGGACGGCCCGCCCCCTGTGCAGTTCCAGGCCCAGAACGGGCCCAACACCAGCCTGGCCAGTCTGCTCTGA
- the MAU2 gene encoding MAU2 chromatid cohesion factor homolog isoform X1 — protein sequence MAAQAAAAAQAAQAAAAQAEAAESWYLALLGFAEHFRTASPPKIRLCVHCLQAVFPFKPPQRIEARTHLQLGSVLYHHTKNSEQARGHLEKAWLISQQIPQFEDVKFEAASLLSELYCQESSVDAAKPLLRKAIQISQQTPYWHCRLLFQLAQLHTLEKDLVSACDLLGVGAEYARVVGSEYTRALFLLSKGMLLLMERKLQEVHPLLTLCGQIVESWQGNPIQKEALRVFFLVLQVTHYLDAGQVKSVKPCLKQLQQCIQTISTLHDDEILPSNPADLFHWLPKEHMCVLVYLVTVMHSMQAGYLEKAQKYTDKALMQLEKLKMLDCSPILSSFQVILLEHIIMCRLVTGHKATALQEISQVCQLCQQSPRLFSNHAAQLHTLLGLYCVSVNCMDNAEAQFTTALRLTSHQELWAFIVTNLASVYIREGHRHQELYSLLERINPDHSFPVSSHCLRAAAFYVRGLFSFFQGRYNEAKRFLRETLKMSNAEDLNRLTACSLVLLGHIFYVLGNHRESNNMVVPAMQLASKIPDMSVQLWSSALLRDLNKACGNAMDAHEAAQMHQNFSQQLLQDHIEACSLPEHNLITWTDGPPPVQFQAQNGPNTSLASLL from the exons ATGGCGGCGCAGGCGGCGGCCGCGGCGCAGGCGGCCCAGGCGGCGGCGGCGCAGGCCGAGGCGGCCGAGTCGTGGTACCTGGCGCTGCTGGGCTTCGCCGAGCACTTCCGCACGGCCAGCCCGCCCAAGATCCGGCTGTGCGTGCACTGCCTGCAGGCCGTGTTCCCCTTCAAGCCGCCGCAGCGCATCGAGGCCCGCACGCACCTGCAGCTCGGCTCCGTGCTGTACCACCACACGAAGAACAGCGAGCAGGCGCGCGGCCACCTGGAGAAGGCG TGGCTGATCTCACAGCAG ATCCCGCAGTTCGAGGACGTGAAGTTCGAGGCGGCGAGCCTCCTGTCGGAGCTGTACTGCCAGGAG AGCTCCGTGGACGCCGCCAAGCCGCTGCTGCGCAAGGCCATCCAGATCTCCCAGCAGACCCCGTACTGGCACTGCCGCCTGCTCTTCCAGCTCGCG CAGCTGCACACGCTGGAGAAGGACCTGGTGTCGGCCTGCGACCTGCTGGGCGTGGGGGCCGAGTACGCCCGCGTGGTGGGGTCCGAGTACACGCG GGCGCTGTTCCTGCTCAGCAAAGGCATG cTGCTGCTGATGGAGCGCAAGCTGCAGGAGGTGCACCCCCTGCTGACGCTGTGCGGGCAGATCGTGGAGAGCTGGCAGGGGAACCCCATCCAGAAGGAGGCCCTGCGCGTCTTCTTCCTGGTGCTACAGGTCACCCACTACCTGGACGCTGGGCAG GTGAAGAGCGTGAAGCCCTGCCTGAAGCAGCTGCAGCAGTGCATCCAGACCATCTCCACACTGCACGACGACGAGATCCTGCCCAGCAACCCCGCCGACCTCTTCCACTGGCTGCCCAAGGAGCACATGTGCGTGCTGGTCTACCTG GTGACGGTGATGCACTCCATGCAGGCCGGCTACCTGGAGAAGGCGCAGAAGTACACGGACAAGGCCCTCATGCAGCTAGAGAAGCTCAAGA TGCTGGACTGCAGCCCCATCCTGTCGTCCTTCCAAGTCATTCTGCTGGAGCACATCATCATGTGCAGGCTGGTCACTGGCCACAAGGCCACCGCGCTGCAGGAG ATCTCGCAGGTCTGCCAGCTGTGCCAGCAGTCCCCCCGGCTCTTCTCCAACCATGCGGCGCAGCTGCACACGCTGCTG GGTCTGTACTGTGTATCGGTAAACTGCATGGACAACGCAGAGGCCCAGTTCACTACGGCTCTGCGG CTCAccagccaccaggagctgtgggccTTCATCGTCACCAACCTGGCCAGCGTGTACATCCGCGAGGGACACCGCCACCAGGAG CTCTACAGCCTGCTGGAGAGGATCAACCCTGACCACAGCTTCCCTGTCAG ctcccactgccTGCGAGCAGCTGCCTTCTACGTCCGGgggctcttctccttcttccaggGCCGCTACAATGAGGCCAA GCGCTTCCTGCGGGAGACCCTGAAGATGTCCAACGCAGAGGACCTGAACCGGCTCACGGCCTGCTCGCTCGTGCTGCTGGGGCACATCTTCTACGTGCTGGGCAACCACAGG GAGAGTAACAACATGGTGGTCCCCGCCATGCAGCTGGCCAGCAAGATCCCCGACATGTCGGTGCAGCTGTGGTCGTCTGCCCTGCTGAGAG ATCTGAACAAGGCGTGCGGCAACGCCATGGACGCCCACGAGGCCGCCCAGATGCATCAGAACTTCTCGCAGCAGCTGCTGCAGGACCACATCGAGGCCTGCAGCCTCCCCGAGCACAACCTCATCACG TGGACGGACGGCCCGCCCCCTGTGCAGTTCCAGGCCCAGAACGGGCCCAACACCAGCCTGGCCAGTCTGCTCTGA